A genomic stretch from Acropora palmata chromosome 13, jaAcrPala1.3, whole genome shotgun sequence includes:
- the LOC141864197 gene encoding uncharacterized protein LOC141864197, whose translation MKHLKIRPALEDDLPAIVKLSRATFDDRTEADHDYTPNRFNDWLVQPKRSVFVAVIKDRIVGFRTFAIVNEGRSSVCDAEFAHPDFRRDDLQIRLVEANREFIRQNYPNVTREFFFAPKQLYARRKELFYDQMLFKQDTLAYYINQTTFDLKKLNGVQERVGPQVRACNREEFEDEIISGILFPKEIFTTDGLVLEAMRANVGVMLKEGDKLLVDVTEEDEPFKSFSHGRLSRRSKFLHWECNVYAKHYILFQVHVLEHVKFAAEVLSPGNNLVIVINFLADRSMVSSGRKLLEGILNYKPCDCLNLKQKYVHKEIFQQDSQNGDAFF comes from the coding sequence atgaaacacttgaaaattcGGCCGGCCTTGGAAGACGATCTTCCAGCTATTGTGAAACTTTCCCGTGCAACTTTCGATGACAGAACGGAGGCTGATCACGACTACACTCCTAACAGATTCAATGACTGGTTAGTTCAGCCAAAGCGTTCCGTTTTTGTTGCAGTTATCAAAGATCGCATTGTCGGATTTCGAACCTTCGCCATCGTAAACGAAGGCAGAAGCTCTGTATGTGACGCGGAATTTGCCCACCCCGATTTCCGTCGAGATGATCTTCAAATCCGACTGGTCGAAGCCAACCGAGAATTTATTCGCCAAAACTATCCAAATGTGACCCGAGAGTTTTTCTTCGCTCCGAAACAGCTGTATGCTCGTCGGAAAGAACTGTTCTATGATCAAATGCTTTTCAAGCAAGACACTTTGGCTTATTACATCAATCAAACAACTTTCGACCTGAAGAAACTCAACGGTGTTCAAGAACGGGTTGGGCCGCAGGTCAGAGCTTGTAACAGAGAAGAATTTGAAGATGAGATTATATCTGGGATATTGTTTCCAAAGGAGATCTTTACCACCGATGGTTTGGTGCTCGAGGCCATGCGCGCGAACGTGGGAGTAATGTTAAAAGAAGGAGACAAGTTGTTGGTGGATGTCACCGAAGAAGACGAGCCGTTTAAGTCGTTTAGCCACGGGCGTTTGTCCCGAAGAAGCAAATTTCTCCACTGGGAATGCAACGTTTACGCAAAGCActatattttgtttcaagtacATGTCCTGGAGCATGTAAAATTCGCCGCTGAAGTGCTATCTCCAGGCAACAACTTGGTAATTGTCATCAATTTTCTGGCCGATAGGAGCATGGTTTCCAGCGGACGAAAACTTCTTGAGGGAATCTTGAATTACAAACCTTGCGATTGTCTGAACCTTAAGCAAAAATACGTGCACAAGGAAATCTTTCAACAAGATAGCCAGAACGGCGACGCCTTTTTTTGA